The Fusarium falciforme chromosome 4, complete sequence genomic interval GTCATCTGATCACTATCCGCGCCATCGCCACTCGAGTTTCCGATGTGAAGCCAATTGTCCAAGTCAGCGCATACACTTGCGATAGATGTGGTTGCGAGATCTTCCAGCCCATCACCGACAAACAGTATGGTCCTCTTACCATGTGTCCTTCGGAAGACTGCAAGCAGAACCAGTCCAAAGGTCAACTCAACCCTTCCTCGAGGGCCTCGAAGTTCCTCCCCTTTCAGGAGGTCAAGGTTCAGGAGATGGCAGAGCAAGTTCCTATCGGTCAGATTCCTCGAAGTCTTACCGTCTTTGCCTACGGCACACTTGTCCGACAAATCAGCCCTGGTGATGTTGTCGATATCTCGGGTATTTTCTTGCCTACCCCTTATACTGgcttcaaggccatgaaggcTGGACTCCTCACCGACACATACCTCGAGGCCCACCACATTCTTCAGCACAAGAAGGCTTACAGTGAGATGATTGTCGATCCTACGCTGGTCCGAAGAATTGAAAAGTACCGCCAGACCGGCCAGGTGTATGAGCTTCTCGCCAAGTCGATTGCTCCGGAGATTTACGGTCACCTCGATGTCAAGAaggctcttctccttctcctgatCGGAGGTGTGACAAAAGAGATGGGAGACGGTATGAAGATCCGTGGTGACATCAACATCTGCTTGATGGGCGACCCTGGTGTGGCCAAGTCCCAGCTTCTCAAGTACATCTCAAAGGTTGCCCCTCGAGGTGTCTACACGTCGGGACGTGGAAGCAGTGGTGTCGGTTTGACGGCCGCCGTGATGCGAGACCCCGTCACTGACGAGATGGTCCTCGAAGGCGGTGCTCTCGTCCTTGCTGACAACGGTATCTGCTGTATCGATGAATTCGACAAGATGGACGAGACCGACCGTACTGCCATTCACGAAGTTATGGAACAGCAGACCATCTCCATTTCTAAGGCTGGAATTTCCACTACCCTCAACGCCCGCACCTCTATCCTCGCCGCCGCTAACCCTGTCTACGGACGATACAACCCTCGCATCTCGCCTGTCGAGAACATCAACCTCCCCGCCGCGCTCTTGTCTCGATTCGATATCCTTTTCTTGCTTCTTGATACCCCTACACGCGAGACGGATGAGCAGCTCGCCAAGCACGTTGCCTTTGTGCACATGAACAGCCGACACCCTGATATTGGTACCGACAATGTGGTTTTCAGCCCTCACGAGGTGCGATCATACATTGCTCAGGCTCGAACCTACCGACCCGTCGTCCCTGAGTCAGTGTCGGAGTACATGATCAAGACATATGTCCGCATGCGagaccagcagcagcgtgctgagaagaagggcaagcaGTTCACTCACACAACTCCCCGTACTCTGCTCGGTGTTGTGCGTTTGGCCCAGGCCCTGGCGCGACTGCGTTTCAGTAACGAGACCACTCAGGATGATGTCGATGAGGCGTTGCGACTTGTCGAGGCTAGCAAGGAGAGTCTGAATAGTGATCTGGGCTCTGGCCGAATGCATTTCAACGCCACCGACAGGATCTTCAAGCTGGTCAAGACATTGGCTGACAATGGTGCCTGCCGTCCTGACGATGTTGACAATGACGATCTCGGCGTTGAGCTGAGCATGAGAAAGGTCAAGGAACGAGTTATTGCCAATGGTCACACTGAAGATCAGTGGCTCAACACCCTGGAAGCGTATGCCGAGGCTGGTGTGAGTATACCACTGCCCAGACCATTAGGGTTAAGACTAACATTACTTGACAGGTTTGGCAAACTACTGGCGGTGGCACGAGACTGGTGTTTGTCTTGGGTAACAATGATGTCCCGGATGATGATATGGACTTTTAAGAAGGGCATGACGTGTAATAGGAAGAGGCATCTGATGTAAGGGCCTGGCGTTCTGGCATATTAGGTAGATAAGGATAGTCTGCTGGTAGATCTTTGTCGACAATGAGAAACTATTGATGAAGCACATGAAGCACCATTTCTGAGTTGATGTTGGAGAGCACAGCATTGGCCAGCAAGTTACTTGGGAGGTTGTTGGAGCTGATACATGTTTTGAGGTCTCTACTCGGACACCGATATTGTACATTTCTAGAATACATTTACAGTCTCATCTGCATCAAGGCTGCCCGCTCCATCTCGCCCACGATGCCGTGGCCTCCCACGGTCCACTTCTCCGAGATGGTCCTCGAGTTGAGCACGTTGCGGAAGAGGCCGCTGGCGCCCCAGTACTCCATCAGGGACCGGGCCTCGTCCTTGGTGATGCCCTCGAGCCGGAGCACCCAGCTGTGCCTGAGAGCATCATACACACGCTCGTCATACCCGCGCTCGTAGGGGTTGGGCTTGGGAACCTCGCGGCCGGCctggccagcctcgagctgggAGAGGACGAGCTCTTGCGAGGGGTGGCGGTGGGCGTTGTTCGCCGATGTGACGCCGATGACGGCTCCGCCGTTGGGCAGCGGAGCCTTGCCTGAGAGAGCATCGACAAAGAGACGCACAAGAGCAAGCTCGTGGGAGTGGACCTCGTTGAAGGAGGGGTCCCGGTAGTCGCTGATCTTGTTGATGTGAGAGAGGCCGTCGAGGGCAAAGAGCACGGGGGGACGGCCGGGCAGGGTGAGCTCGGTCCAGAGAGCGAGAAGGGTAGGCCAGGCGTactcggcctccttggcgCTGAGGGCGAGGTCAGCGAGGGTGGCGCCCTGCTTGAGGTTGGTGAACTTGGACCAGTCCTTCTCAAgctgcagcttctcgaggGCTGTGCGGTTGGCCCGGTAGATGCTCTGGATCATCTTGAGGCAGTAGACGGGCTGGGCGAACTGCATGGGCTCTGTGTCGGGGATGGGTGAGTACTCAGTGTTGCCGTTTGTCAGATCTTGACCTTGTGAGTAGTTAATATCATATTTCGATCATGTCTAAAATCATTGTCCTCTTACCCTCGGGAATGTGGAACACAACCCAGTTGTTGAGAAGTGCATAAGCCATGGCCTGCAGCATAGTCATGCTCTTGCCAGAGAGCTTGCTTCCGGTCAAGACGCACTTGagagcctccttcttctcagccgaGGCCTCGAGCCTCTTCATCAGCTCAACCGTCTCCTTGCGTAGTAGCACATGCGGTCTCCGGAACAGGTTCCAGCTCTGTGTCGTCTTGAAGGCCTCGAGGGCACGTAGGTGATCCACCACATTGTCGGGGATGGCAAAGACCTTTCCAGCACTCTCGTCAAGGGTCATGTTCTTCTGGTCCAGCGAGTCGAGGCCCTCGACGGGTAGggcgctgttgttgctgagcTGGATACGCTTCCGGAAGGCCTTGCGCTCGCCGGGGTTGGGCTTCCGGACGGGGACGatgttggccttcttcttgtaggccttcttgaccttttgCGGGAGGTCCTGACGGCTCTTGATGGGCGGCggcgcggcggcggcctGGACTGCGCTGGTGGTCGAGAATggggcggcgaggatgggCTGGATGCGAGGAGCCCGGGGAATGGCCGCCGGCCTCACGAGGCACCGGAGCGAGTGGGCGGACGCCATGATGTTGGAGGGCCTCGGGGTATATGGaagggcaggcaggcaggcgtTTTATCGTGGCATTGGCGCCAATTGGGCCGGTTCTGGGACGCTCTTCTCGCGGGGTTCGTCTCGAGCTTTGAGGTCTCAATGGGAAAATCTCGAGGATTAACCACACACACCCCCGGAGCTGGACAGGGGTGGTTGGTCTGTACTCGCTATGATTGGCCAGTCTGCCGCCGTGTCGGAAAAACCCCTGTCCACCGCTCCGACGTCAATTTATCTTATCAGTTGGTCGAGgtagaaaaaaaagttacCAGAGCCAGCAACGACAAGAGGCTGGGTTTGCGACGAGACATTCTCCCCATCTTAATACTCGCATTTCTCAACGTTCAACACATCCCACCGCACGAATCGCCATCCATAAATCACCATTCACAATGGCGCTCCCCAGCTCCAGACCAAAGCTGCCCGTCGCAGTCGAAAAGCCCACACCCTACACCTTCGACCTGGGCCAcctcctcgccgaggacCCCAACCCCGTTGACCTCGACAAGTCCGACCTCGAGCAGTCCCTCGCCGAGCTCGCCCGTGATGGCGCCCAGTCACTCATCAACCAGCTCCTGACGACGTGCCCCCTCAGCTCCACCCCAGAGGGCgtgctcctctccctcccggCCCCGAGCACCCGCCTCCCGCGCGAGAAGCCCGTCCCCGAGGCCAAGCCCCCGACAAAGTGGGAGCGCTTCgccgccaagaagggcaTCAAGCCCAAGACGCGCGAGCAGCGACGCAACCTGGCCTACGACGAGGAGTCTGGCGAGTGGAAGCGCAAGTGGGGTTACAAGGGCCTgaacaagaagggcgaggacgACTGGCTGGTCGAGGTCAACCccgagaaggagatgaaCAGGAAGGAAGGCACCAGCGTGAGGGGCGACGGCCGAAGGGAGCGCAAGGAGAGGGTCAAGCGCAACGAGCGCATGATGCGCAAGAACGAGAGGAATGCCGTCAGCAAGTCCGGCAAGAAGAAGTAGAGGGACGGCAGATTAAGTTGAGGGTGATGGAGCTGATATATGGTTCTGCaattgctgctgttgagcaTAGACGGCGTTCAGGATTGGCGTTACGAATCGGCATCAAAAAGCTAGTTACACACAAACACAATTCGGGTGGGAGGTTCAAGGCAATCGACTTGTTTAGGTGGAATGAACAAGAATCCACTTGCGCCCTTTCATTTATGTGCTATCTTTCTTTCCCAATTTCTCGGAACTCCAACATTATATCATCACCCCTTTCCTTTACATGACTCTCGCTTTGGTACATGATCACCTTCCTGGATTCTCAAAATGGGAGGATGCCCAGGGACTAGGGAAAACAACAGACTGCCagacttggccatcttctccccAGTCTCATATCCTCTTCTCCCCAGCTTCTTTTCAAACGCGAGATCGGCTGCGTCTCCAACCCTAGAAACCCAGATTAAGCAACAAGATAGCATGTTCGAGAAACAAATCCACAATTGCGAAAACGCTAGGATTCCAAACCCAAGATTCCCCGCGAGATGAAGGGCAGAAAAAACAACCCCTGACGATATCCTCCCTCAAATGCATTCATGGGGTATACCAAACAAACAATAGAAAAATAAACAGAAACAAAACTTTACTCGCTCCGGTACGGCAAGGAGAGACCCTCCCAAGACTTGTCGAAAACCTTGCTTGATCTCTCCTCGCCGTCACCACGAAGTCACTCTGCGGAAACGCCAGCGTCCGGAGCGATCAACCAGAGTACAGGAGTCGAAAGGCAGAAAAAGTCGTAAACGGCATGGCATCGTAAATCGGCTAGTGCTGAACGCGCATAGATAATCACGGGCTCTATCGTGGGTATCGGCATGAGGAAACGGTGATAGCAGGCTCCATCCCATCGCGTTCAGCGAGTCAAAGGATGTCTTTTAGAAGCCGAGGGGTGACAGGGGCATGATAGGCGACAATGGCCGCATCTCCCTGATTTCCCCTGAGCCCCTGCCCACCTCACGGTCGCGGTCGCGGTCGCTATCCAGGGTCAGAGTAGTCGAGACGATCGACGTATTCGAGATGATCGAATTGTTCGAGACGACGCTTCCGTTGGATGGCGATATTTGGAGCTGCTTCTTTTTCAGCCTTGGCTTCTGATCTCCGGGACTGATGCGTCCTGACTGTTTGCTGCTGTCCGAAGACGACAGTTGTTGGCGTTCGATCTCTGGCTCTTGAGGCCTGGGCTTTTGCGGTTCGGCCAAGCCTCGTGGAGGAGGCTGGTCAAAGAGCATGTACTCTTCTTCGATGTATTTGGCCTCGTTCTTGCATCCTCGCCAGCAGTCGCGCCAGTCACACACCAGGAACTTGAAGCAGAAGGCGTCGATCTTCATGCATGGTTGAAAGCAGATGCAGAGATTCCTAAAAtccatcttgttcttgtccGAGTGAGCCAGGAGAAGACTGAGGTGGCACGTGATGGCGAAGAGCAGGTAGTAGTTGAAGGGCGAGAGATTCGAGAGTTCTTCGATCAGCAGTTCAGGCACCTCTTCCGACCCAGCACACTCCCTTGCTATCCGGTCTTGGGCTGCCTTGGGGAACAGCTCGTCGGGCAGTTCTCTAAGCCAAGCCTTTAGCATCGAGCCGATGATATTGATGTCGTACAAGTCTCGCTCGTCAAAGAGGTTAACGTCATACCCTGTTTCATGTCAGCTGAGGTCTTGCAGTACTGAGAGAATACTTACGCTCATCAAACTTTCGCTGCCACTTCTTGATCTGCGGCCCGCTTCCCGGGACACGGTACAAACCTTCCACCTCACATCCCTTGTAGTTCAAGTAGTCAATTGCCCTCCAAGGAAAGGCAGGCATCCAGAACTCGGTCTTATCCCTAGAGTCCTCGAGTCGCTTAGAGATCCTGGTCAACCGGGTCTGCTCGACCAACGGCAGGTTGATAACTTTGAGTTGGTAGTGTTCGTCATCCACTGCATCTCGGTCCGAGTCCCTCCCACGCCCACCTTTTCCGCCAAACAAACGGTCACTCAGCATACCGGCTGCACGTGTACCGGAGCTCTTCAGCCCATTGAGGAAGTTTGAACCTCCATTCTCGTTCAAGGAAGAGGGCTGAGTCTTTGATTCCTTTTCACGGTGGCctctcctcgtcgaggacgagTCTCTCGGCGCGCGATCTTCGGATCGATTCCGGACGGCGGAGCTCATCATGTCTCTAAACGATCGGTCGG includes:
- a CDS encoding DNA replication licensing factor MCM7; this translates as MALREFKAPVSYEKQQHAFQDFLTGYKTSAEQTITTALGNITIGEDDLDDDYDPMDEDNQDGNRGQDKERRRTPHHKYKDMLQQLADRVIDEATIDLDDLAIWENQAFDSDDSLRLVESIEMNTKHYVEIVSRAVDAVMPQPSVDVTFKDDVLDVLMARRQARNRELDEAAERDPTVEGDKFPAELTRRYTLVFKPRSGTSSKPAKALAVRQVRGEHLGHLITIRAIATRVSDVKPIVQVSAYTCDRCGCEIFQPITDKQYGPLTMCPSEDCKQNQSKGQLNPSSRASKFLPFQEVKVQEMAEQVPIGQIPRSLTVFAYGTLVRQISPGDVVDISGIFLPTPYTGFKAMKAGLLTDTYLEAHHILQHKKAYSEMIVDPTLVRRIEKYRQTGQVYELLAKSIAPEIYGHLDVKKALLLLLIGGVTKEMGDGMKIRGDINICLMGDPGVAKSQLLKYISKVAPRGVYTSGRGSSGVGLTAAVMRDPVTDEMVLEGGALVLADNGICCIDEFDKMDETDRTAIHEVMEQQTISISKAGISTTLNARTSILAAANPVYGRYNPRISPVENINLPAALLSRFDILFLLLDTPTRETDEQLAKHVAFVHMNSRHPDIGTDNVVFSPHEVRSYIAQARTYRPVVPESVSEYMIKTYVRMRDQQQRAEKKGKQFTHTTPRTLLGVVRLAQALARLRFSNETTQDDVDEALRLVEASKESLNSDLGSGRMHFNATDRIFKLVKTLADNGACRPDDVDNDDLGVELSMRKVKERVIANGHTEDQWLNTLEAYAEAGVWQTTGGGTRLVFVLGNNDVPDDDMDF
- a CDS encoding Ribosome biogenesis regulatory protein, whose product is MALPSSRPKLPVAVEKPTPYTFDLGHLLAEDPNPVDLDKSDLEQSLAELARDGAQSLINQLLTTCPLSSTPEGVLLSLPAPSTRLPREKPVPEAKPPTKWERFAAKKGIKPKTREQRRNLAYDEESGEWKRKWGYKGLNKKGEDDWLVEVNPEKEMNRKEGTSVRGDGRRERKERVKRNERMMRKNERNAVSKSGKKK
- a CDS encoding Rho-GAP domain-containing protein codes for the protein MGRKAAPQPLALPSQSSSPSQSQSDAAASRNNKGDPPAAETTSPGVSPAESRSPRSPRSSPFHSRFSPLRNQGVKNRKVSQSTAALAAVTATGTSSSSSAAATATATAQPSPTTAAVAVAIERSREEPSSQKQSFRHTREDPPSTYPSISSTLNEQPPPPPLSNPQTTSRPDPPQRPMTSDPKKGSKNGFFHFNKQSKATNQYQPHAHHHNNNNNNSNNSNRNPTETRAQIMSRGSDGSSRPRHGGDPCYSDHSLHKPVSADPLRSDLSLSSAGDLDTASPQSSTKKTKTKPFGILNRSRSNRDKEDASPELNPVPSPRQGNEPELYLNSVPLKTAPLGPDRSFRDMMSSAVRNRSEDRAPRDSSSTRRGHREKESKTQPSSLNENGGSNFLNGLKSSGTRAAGMLSDRLFGGKGGRGRDSDRDAVDDEHYQLKVINLPLVEQTRLTRISKRLEDSRDKTEFWMPAFPWRAIDYLNYKGCEVEGLYRVPGSGPQIKKWQRKFDERYDVNLFDERDLYDINIIGSMLKAWLRELPDELFPKAAQDRIARECAGSEEVPELLIEELSNLSPFNYYLLFAITCHLSLLLAHSDKNKMDFRNLCICFQPCMKIDAFCFKFLVCDWRDCWRGCKNEAKYIEEEYMLFDQPPPRGLAEPQKPRPQEPEIERQQLSSSDSSKQSGRISPGDQKPRLKKKQLQISPSNGSVVSNNSIISNTSIVSTTLTLDSDRDRDREVGRGSGEIREMRPLSPIMPLSPLGF